A single genomic interval of Pomacea canaliculata isolate SZHN2017 linkage group LG5, ASM307304v1, whole genome shotgun sequence harbors:
- the LOC112564372 gene encoding short-chain collagen C4-like: MTLSVIFFLTTAAGCVLAAQDQQSRQDVSLTELVATVESLLDRIQGLEAEKQSLEMRVERLETLCSFPDVLLPGEGTADRNEAVSLARDSQTQARAVVVRSDDSDPLVPVVTQLTERVNEVSAGLQALKNEMTEASTSVFVRWGSSTCTDSSVLVYSGEVGGSHFTSPGAAANYLCLPLSNVTLVDITVNNYAQLYGGEYESQDAHQEKDPVCAVCRSSRATNVMIPATTVCPGGWTLEYSGWLMTGAPTHSAASEFICLDSKMEERTGSEENNNGKLLYYTATVCGSLACPPYVNGKRVTCVVCSK; this comes from the coding sequence ATGACTCTCTCCGTTATTTTCTTCCTTACGACTGCAGCAGGGTGTGTCCTGGCAGCACAGGATCAGCAAAGTCGCCAGGATGTAAGTCTCACAGAACTCGTGGCTACAGTAGAAAGTCTTCTGGACAGAATACAAGGTCTCGAGGCAGAAAAGCAGTCGTTGGAGATGAGAGTTGAACGCCTGGAGACACTATGCTCATTCCCTGATGTCCTCCTTCCAGGAGAAGGCACAGCAGATAGAAACGAGGCTGTAAGTCTGGCGAGAGACAGTCAAACACAAGCGCGTGCTGTCGTTGTTAGGTCAGACGACAGCGACCCCCTGGTGCCGGTGGTGACTCAGTTGACAGAAAGGGTTAACGAAGTCAGTGCCGGTCTGCAGGCTCTGAAGAACGAGATGACTGAAGCTTCCACGTCTGTCTTTGTGCGGTGGGGAAGTTCCACATGTACAGACTCTTCTGTCCTCGTCTACTCCGGTGAAGTCGGGGGGTCTCATTTTACATCTCCAGGAGCAGCAGCCAACTACCTGTGTCTGCCCCTCTCTAATGTCACCTTGGTGGACATCACGGTCAACAATTACGCACAGCTGTATGGAGGGGAGTATGAAAGCCAAGATGCACACCAAGAAAAAGATCCTGTGTGTGCGGTGTGTCGATCGTCACGTGCCACTAATGTGATGATTCCGGCGACGACTGTCTGTCCGGGTGGCTGGACCTTGGAGTACAGCGGGTGGCTGATGACAGGAGCTCCAACGCACAGCGCTGCCTCTGAATTCATCTGCCTGGATTCCAAGATGGAGGAGAGGACAGGCAGCGAGGAAAACAACAATGGGAAGCTCCTGTATTACACGGCTACCGTGTGTGGGAGCCTGGCATGTCCTCCCTACGTTAACGGGAAGAGGGTcacgtgtgtcgtctgctccaagtAG
- the LOC112564369 gene encoding uncharacterized protein LOC112564369, with the protein MKFSAIFLLTAVTGCVSAAADQQMLQDEIYSALITRIEGLVNRVGGLEDMVRTQAQLLDNMVAERQDWLAEKQSLQTSFEHLRTVCSASKVISSDDKTENEKKAVGQTPETAREGVDNQKFVRSDDSDPLVPIVTQLSQKVSEMSAELQVTKTGLTEASTSVFVNWGSSTCPDSAVLVYSGEVGGSHYTSLGAAANYLCLPLSGVNLVDSSNSNNAGLYGSEFESQDSHQDKDVVCAVCRSSRANNVMIPATTVCPAGWTSEYSGWLMAGYPAHNAASEFICVNSKMEERLASETDNNGKLLYYTVTVCGSLPCPPYVTGKRVTCVVCSK; encoded by the coding sequence ATGAAATTTTCTGCGATTTTCTTACTCACAGCTGTCACAGGCTGTGTTAGTGCAGCTGCTGATCAGCAAATGTTGCAGGATGAAATTTATTCTGCACTCATAACCAGAATCGAAGGTCTTGTGAACAGAGTTGGAGGTCTAGAGGACATGGTCAGAACGCAAGCACAACTACTTGACAATATGGTTGCTGAGAGACAGGATTGGCTGGCGGAGAAGCAGTCCTTGCAGACAAGCTTTGAACACCTGAGGACGGTGTGCTCAGCATCAAAGGTCATCTCTTCAGAcgataaaacagaaaatgagaaaaaagctGTGGGTCAGACACCAGAAACAGCAAGAGAAGGTGTTGACAACCAAAAGTTTGTTCGGTCGGACGACAGTGACCCTCTGGTACCGATCGTGACCCAGCTCTCACAGAAGGTTTCCGAAATGAGTGCCGAGCTCCAAGTCACAAAGACTGGACTGACCGAAGCTTCCACGTCTGTCTTTGTCAACTGGGGAAGCTCCACGTGTCCAGACTCTGCTGTTCTTGTCTACTCCGGCGAGGTCGGGGGTTCTCATTATACTTCCCTCGGGGCAGCAGCCAACTACCTGTGTCTGCCTCTCTCTGGAGTAAACTTGGTCGACAGCTCCAACTCCAACAACGCGGGGCTTTACGGATCGGAGTTCGAGAGTCAAGACAGTCACCAAGATAAAGATGTTGTGTGTGCCGTGTGTCGATCGTCACGTGCCAACAACGTGATGATCCCGGCGACGACTGTCTGTCCAGCTGGCTGGACCTCGGAGTACAGCGGGTGGCTGATGGCAGGGTACCCCGCGCATAATGCTGCCTCTGAATTCATCTGCGTGAACTCCAAGATGGAAGAGAGGTTAGCCAGCGAAACAGATAATAACGGAAAACTGTTGTACTACACGGTCACGGTGTGTGGGAGCCTGCCATGTCCTCCCTACGTCACTGGAAAGAGGGTcacgtgtgtcgtctgctctaaATAA
- the LOC112564364 gene encoding uncharacterized protein LOC112564364, translated as MSLAVLFLLTALTVCVLAGVEQQRLHDDGCANLEEKMDNIVDQMKELKDIVKTHKLVISKMKILEETVKKQAELIESILSEKHQRVAEKQSMKTSVKSHQTFRSPEDDILSTDGLANEKDALHQSPQLGEEILGSEKQKPGVFVRSDDSDPLLPVVTQLTQKVSEVSAGLQALKDEVDTNLQALRNEVRAGQRELKTEVSEASTSVFVRWGSSSCPESAVLVYSGEVGGSSYTATGAAANYLCLPLSNLTLMNISVSTFALLYGGEYETGDEHQEKDPLCAVCRSSRANNVMIPATTVCPAGWTSEYSGWLMGGNPPHNAASEFICVDFLMEERIASEENLNGKLLFYTSTLCGSLPCPPYVSGKRVTCVVCSK; from the coding sequence ATGAGTCTGGCTGTCCTTTTCTTACTGACCGCCTTAACAGTCTGTGTTCTGGCAGGTGTCGAACAGCAGAGACTCCATGATGATGGTTGTGCTAATTTGGAGGAGAAAATGGACAATATTGTGGACCAAATGAAGGAACTAAAAGATATCGTCAAAACGCATAAACTGGTCatcagtaaaatgaaaattctaGAAGAGACGGTCAAAAAGCAAGCAGAGCTCATTGAAAGTATTCTTTCTGAGAAACATCAGCGGGTGGCAGAGAAACAGTCCATGAAAACAAGTGTCAAAAGCCATCAAACGTTTCGCTCGCCAGAGGATGACATATTGTCAACAGACGGTCTTGCAAATGAGAAAGATGCTTTGCATCAGTCACCACAACTGGGAGAAGAAATTCTTGGCAGTGAGAAACAAAAGCCTGGTGTCTTTGTTAGGTCTGATGACAGTGACCCTCTGTTACCAGTGGTGACTCAGTTGACACAAAAGGTTAGCGAAGTCAGTGCCGGTCTGCAGGCTCTGAAGGACGAGGTAGATACCAATTTACAGGCTCTGAGAAACGAAGTCCGTGCAGGTCAGCGAGAATTGAAAACCGAGGTTTCCGAAGCTTCCACTTCCGTCTTTGTGCGGTGGGGAAGTTCCTCCTGTCCAGAATCTGCTGTCCTCGTCTACTCTGGTGAAGTGGGAGGGTCTAGTTATACGGCCACAGGAGCAGCAGCCAACTACCTGTGTCTGCCCCTCTCTAACCTCACCTTGATGAACATCTCGGTAAGCACCTTCGCGCTGCTTTACGGAGGAGAGTACGAGACAGGTGACGAACACCAAGAAAAAGATCCTCTATGTGCCGTGTGTCGATCGTCACGAGCCAATAATGTGATGATCCCGGCGACGACAGTTTGTCCGGCTGGCTGGACCTCGGAGTACAGCGGGTGGCTGATGGGAGGAAATCCACCGCACAACGCTGCCTCTGAATTCATCTGTGTAGACTTCTTGATGGAGGAGCGAATAGCCAGCGAGGAAAATTTAAACGGCAAACTGTTGTTCTACACAAGCACCTTGTGTGGGAGCCTCCCATGTCCTCCCTACGTTAGCGGAAAGAGGGTcacgtgtgtcgtctgctccaagtAG
- the LOC112564367 gene encoding uncharacterized protein LOC112564367 — protein MSNYFSERNSRGQTTMMLSAIFLLTTVAGCVLAAQDQQGLQDGSHTALVATVESLLERIQGLEDLVRSQGQIFISEKQQWLAEKESLQIRVERLETLCSFNDVFPEKSTTDGNEAVRLAKDSQTHARAVFVRSDDSDPLVPVVTQLTARVNEVSAGLQTVKNEVVEASTSVYVHWGSSTCTSSAALVYSGEIGGSFFDTTGAAVNYLCLPLTDLTLADSSTVNDAQLYGGEYETQDAHQEKDPLCAVCRSSRATNVMIPAKTVCPAGWTSEYIGWLMGGWPGHNAASEFICVDSKMEERIGSERNDNGKLLYYTVTVCGSLPCPPYVNGKKVTCVVCSK, from the coding sequence ATGTCCAACTATTTCTCAGAAAGAAACAGTAGAGGACAGACCACAATGATGCTCTCTGCTATTTTCTTACTCACGACTGTAGCAGGGTGTGTCCTGGCAGCACAGGATCAGCAAGGACTCCAGGATGGAAGTCACACAGCACTCGTGGCTACAGTAGAAAGTCTCTTGGAGAGAATACAAGGTCTCGAGGACTTGGTCAGAAGTCAGGGTCagatatttatttctgaaaaacaaCAGTGGCTGGCAGAGAAGGAGTCTTTGCAGATAAGAGTTGAACGCCTGGAGACACTGTGCTCATTTAATGATGTCTTTCCAGAAAAAAGCACAACAGATGGAAACGAGGCTGTACGTCTGGCGAAAGACAGTCAAACCCACGCGCGTGCTGTCTTTGTTCGGTCAGACGACAGCGACCCTCTGGTGCCGGTGGTGACTCAGTTGACAGCAAGGGTTAACGAAGTCAGTGCCGGCCTGCAGACTGTGAAGAATGAAGTTGTCGAGGCTTCCACGTCTGTCTACGTCCACTGGGGAAGTTCCACGTGTACAAGCTCTGCTGCTCTCGTCTACTCCGGCGAAATCGGAGGATCTTTCTTTGACACGACAGGAGCGGCAGTCAACTACCTGTGTCTGCCCCTCACTGACCTCACCCTGGCTGACAGTTCAACCGTTAATGACGCACAGCTGTATGGAGGGGAGTATGAAACCCAAGATGCACACCAAGAAAAAGATCCCCTGTGTGCAGTGTGTCGATCGTCGCGCGCCACCAATGTGATGATCCCGGCGAAGACGGTCTGTCCGGCTGGCTGGACCTCGGAGTACATCGGGTGGCTGATGGGGGGATGGCCTGGACACAACGCTGCCTCTGAATTCATCTGTGTGGACTCCAAGATGGAGGAGAGGATCGGCAGTGAGCGAAACGACAACGGGAAGCTGTTGTACTACACTGTCACCGTGTGTGGGAGCCTGCCATGTCCTCCCTATGTCAACGGGAAGAAGGTGacctgtgtcgtctgctccaaaTAG
- the LOC112564368 gene encoding uncharacterized protein LOC112564368 produces the protein MKFFTIFLLTAVTGCVGAAAEQQMLQDESYSARKSRIGLVNRIRGLEDMARMQAQLLDNMVAERQQWLAEKQSLQTSFEHLRTVCSSSKVISSDDKTENESKAVGQTPEIAREAFDNQNQKFVRSDDSDPLVPIVTQLSQKVSEMSAELQVTKTGLTEASTSVFVNWGSSTCPDSAVLVYSGSVGGSHYTSLGAAANYLCLPLSGVNLVDRSNSDNAGLYGAEFESQDSHQDKDVVCAVCRSSRANNVMIPATTVCPAGWTSEYSGWLMAGYPGHNAASEFICVNSKMEERTGSEQNNNGKLLYYTATVCGSLPCPPYVTGKRVTCVVCSK, from the exons ATGAAATTTTTTACGATTTTCTTACTCACAGCTGTCACAGGCTGTGTTGGTGCAGCTGCTGAGCAGCAAATGTTGCAGGATGAAAGTTATTCTGCACGCAAAAGCAGAATAGGTCTTGTGAACAGAATTAGAGGTCTAGAGGACATGGCCAGAATGCAAGCACAACTACTTGACAATATGGTTGCTGAGAGACAGCAGTGGCTGGCGGAGAAGCAGTCCTTGCAGACAAGCTTTGAACACCTGAGGACGGTTTGCTCATCATCAAAGGTCATCTCTTCAGAcgataaaacagaaaatgagagcAAAGCTGTGGGTCAGACACCAGAAATAGCAAGAGAAGCTTTTGACAACCAAAATCAAAAGTTTGTTCGGTCGGACGACAGCGACCCTCTGGTACCGATCGTGACCCAGCTCTCACAAAAGGTTTCCGAAATGAGTGCCGAGCTGCAAGTCACGAAGACTGGACTGACCGAAGCTTCCACGTCTGTCTTTGTCAACTGGGGAAGCTCCACGTGTCCGGACTCTGCGGTTCTTGTCTACTCCGGCAGTGTCGGGGGGTCTCATTATACTTCCCTCGGGGCAGCAGCCAACTACCTGTGTCTGCCTCTCTCTGGAGTAAACTTGGTGGACAGGTCGAACTCCGACAACGCGGGGCTTTACGGAGCGGAGTTCGAGAGTCAAGACAGTCACCAAGATAAAGATGTTGTGTGTGCCGTGTGTCGATCGTCACGTGCCAACAACGTGATGATCCCGGCGACGACTGTCTGTCCGGCTGGTTGGACCTCGGAGTACAGCGGATGGCTGATGGCAGGGTACCCTGGGCACAACGCTGCCTCTGAATTCATCTGCGTGAACTCCAAGATGGAGGAGAGGACAGGCAGCGAGCAAAACAACAACGGGAAGCTCCTGTATTACACGGCTACCGTGTGTGGAAGCCTGCCATGTCCTCCTTACGTCACTGGAAAGAGGGTcacgtgtgtcgtctgctccaa aTAA
- the LOC112564371 gene encoding uncharacterized protein LOC112564371, with amino-acid sequence MGESICFPHSVMATCVVLLLTVVAGVVVADDNQQTVTDAALAYRIEALEDIVRQQAKVIDDLASGLQRALTGLEACSPLKNTFPLVDTADKIEGTGLLQEQLTGNSALHAVFVRSDINDPLVPVVTQLTERVNEVSASLQALKNEVTEASTSVFVHWGSSTCPGSSVLVYSGVVGGSNYNETGGAANYLCLPLSNITLFDYTNYHTAHLYGGEYQTEDIHGDKDPLCAVCRSSRATNVMIPATFYCPDGWTSEYSGWLMTGYYDLESASEFICVSFEKEERQGSGVNNNGKLLFYTATVCGSLPCPPYFGGKRVTCVVCSK; translated from the coding sequence ATGGGAGAGAGCATTTGCTTCCCACACTCCGTAATGGCAacgtgtgttgtgttgttactGACTGTTGTAGCAGGTGTTGTTGTCGCAGACGACAATCAGCAGACCGTGACCGACGCTGCACTTGCCTACAGAATAGAAGCATTAGAGGACATCGTCAGACAACAGGCAAAGGTCATTGATGATCTTGCTTCTGGTCTGCAGCGAGCATTGACGGGTTTGGAAGCATGCTCTCCTTTGAAAAACACCTTTCCTCTAGTGGACACAGCTGACAAGATAGAAGGTACAGGTCTGTTACAAGAACAGTTAACTGGAAATTCCGCACTACATGCAGTCTTTGTTCGGTCAGATATCAACGACCCTTTGGTACCCGTGGTGACTCAGTTGACAGAAAGGGTTAACGAAGTCAGTGCCAGTCTACAGGCTCTCAAAAACGAGGTGACTGAAGCTTCCACGTCTGTCTTCGTGCACTGGGGAAGCTCCACGTGTCCAGGCTCCTCTGTTCTCGTCTACTCCGGTGTCGTCGGAGGGTCCAACTACAATGAAACCGGAGGAGCAGCCAACTACCTGTGCCTGCCCCTCTCTAACATTACATTGTTTGACTACACGAACTACCACACTGCACATCTTTACGGTGGAGAGTACCAAACAGAAGACATACATGGAGATAAAGATCCTCTATGTGCCGTGTGTCGATCGTCACGTGCCACTAATGTCATGATCCCGGCGACGTTTTACTGTCCCGATGGCTGGACCTCGGAGTACAGTGGATGGCTGATGACAGGATATTACGATCTGGAGTCTGCCTCCGAGTTCATTTGTGTAAGCTTTGAAAAAGAAGAACGCCAAGGTAGTGGGGTaaataataatggaaaattGTTGTTCTACACGGCCACGGTGTGTGGGAGCCTCCCATGTCCTCCTTACTTTGGCGGAAAGAGGGTcacgtgtgtcgtctgctccaagtAG